In a genomic window of Deinococcus seoulensis:
- a CDS encoding dicarboxylate/amino acid:cation symporter gives MPKLFRSLYAQVLIAIVIGVLVGHFFPTVGEGLKPLGDGFIKLIKVVIGPIIFCTVVSGVASMRDTKKIGRVGGKALLYFEVVTTAALLIGLVVVNLVGPGRGMNINPATLDTSAITKYTDAAGEQTVADFILHVIPTTFVSAFTEGDLLQVLLIALLSGFALIRMGDLGQRILKGIDAVSVMVFQILGFIMKLAPIGAFGAMAFTIGKYGVGSLQQLAYLMGTFYVTCALFVFVLLNVIAKLAGFSLLKFLRYIKEELLLVLGTSSSESALPRLMAKLEHAGANKSVVGLVVPTGYSFNLDGTSIYLTMAAVFIAQATNTNLSFAQEVALLGILLLTSKGAAGVTGSGFVVLAGTLAALGTVPVAGLALILGIDRFMSEGRAITNIIGNGVATLVVARSENALDMTRLTRVLNGEQLPPATADVQAEEHGEGRKLGSAQPA, from the coding sequence ATGCCCAAACTGTTCCGCAGTCTCTACGCGCAGGTGCTGATCGCCATCGTGATCGGCGTGCTCGTCGGCCACTTCTTCCCCACCGTCGGGGAAGGGCTCAAGCCCCTCGGGGACGGCTTCATCAAACTGATCAAGGTCGTCATCGGCCCCATCATCTTCTGCACCGTCGTCAGCGGCGTCGCCAGCATGCGCGACACCAAGAAGATCGGCCGCGTCGGCGGCAAGGCCCTGCTGTACTTCGAGGTCGTCACCACCGCCGCCCTCCTGATCGGGCTGGTCGTCGTGAACCTCGTCGGCCCCGGACGCGGCATGAACATCAACCCCGCCACCCTCGACACCAGCGCCATCACCAAGTACACCGACGCCGCCGGCGAGCAGACCGTCGCGGACTTCATCCTGCACGTCATCCCCACCACCTTCGTCAGCGCCTTCACCGAGGGGGACCTGCTGCAGGTGCTGCTCATCGCGCTGCTGAGCGGCTTCGCCCTGATCCGCATGGGCGACCTCGGCCAGCGCATCCTGAAAGGCATCGACGCGGTCAGCGTCATGGTGTTCCAGATCCTGGGCTTCATCATGAAACTCGCCCCGATCGGCGCATTCGGCGCGATGGCCTTCACCATCGGCAAGTACGGCGTCGGCAGCCTCCAGCAGCTCGCGTACCTGATGGGCACCTTCTACGTCACCTGCGCCCTGTTCGTCTTCGTCCTGCTGAACGTCATCGCCAAGCTGGCCGGATTCAGCCTCCTGAAATTCCTGCGCTACATCAAGGAAGAACTGCTGCTCGTGCTCGGCACCAGCTCCAGCGAGAGCGCCCTGCCGCGCCTCATGGCCAAACTCGAACACGCCGGAGCGAACAAGAGCGTCGTCGGCCTCGTCGTCCCCACCGGGTACTCCTTCAACCTCGACGGCACCAGCATCTACCTGACCATGGCCGCCGTGTTCATCGCCCAGGCCACCAACACCAACCTGAGCTTCGCGCAGGAAGTCGCCCTGCTCGGCATCCTCCTGCTCACCAGCAAGGGCGCCGCGGGCGTCACCGGCAGTGGCTTCGTCGTCCTCGCGGGCACCCTCGCCGCCCTGGGCACCGTCCCCGTCGCGGGCCTCGCCCTGATCCTCGGCATCGACCGCTTCATGAGCGAAGGACGCGCCATCACCAACATCATCGGCAACGGCGTCGCCACCCTCGTCGTCGCCCGCAGCGAGAACGCACTCGACATGACCCGCCTCACCCGCGTCCTCAACGGCGAACAACTCCCCCCCGCCACCGCCGACGTCCAGGCCGAAGAACACGGCGAAGGCCGCAAGCTGGGCAGCGCACAACCCGCGTAG
- a CDS encoding ATP-binding protein, with the protein MPSRLPAPSRVPPLAREVALPHTPRLLRVGPRLFLTTLGAFLLLGLPVAGLVSQGVSGGIHRSFAERSLRESRLVATLPPVVAALSGNAAERANLNALMNRYRDQLGADYVVVTDRDARRLTHPNAAQVGQRMQGGDFTAFLRGRSVTETVQGTLGRSVRSKVPVVDGAGRVLGLASVGFLLPRLRDVFLEVLRAGLPWYLLALGLALALALGVARRVKTEMLGLEPEQIAGGLRQYRAVLNTLEEGVLVARAGQVFVMNPQARALLGTPDAALPLPWPPGLPLPVPGAGPVTAEVGGRPVLLAAQEAGEGAVVVTLRDLARVRALADELTQSQRYAELLRAQTHEFTNRLHTLAGLLHLGETREALALIHAQSARHEAHLQAVGALRHVRLSALLLGKFDRAAELGVTLTLDPLSALPGTLPPGVLDLLELAAGNLIENALEAASGTPDAEVRVLIATDPEGLILEVRDTGDGVPPALVDTLTVRGVSSKGAGRGVGLALVADRAQALGATLSHDRVQAEGREWTRFTLDVPLPEAEE; encoded by the coding sequence GTGCCCTCCCGCCTGCCTGCCCCGTCCCGCGTGCCGCCGCTGGCGCGTGAGGTGGCGCTGCCGCACACGCCGCGCCTGCTGCGGGTCGGGCCGCGGCTGTTCCTGACGACGCTGGGGGCGTTCCTGCTGCTGGGCCTGCCGGTGGCGGGGCTGGTGAGTCAGGGCGTGTCGGGCGGCATTCACCGCTCGTTCGCGGAGCGGTCGCTGCGCGAGTCGCGGCTGGTGGCGACCCTCCCGCCGGTCGTGGCGGCCCTGTCGGGGAACGCGGCCGAGCGGGCGAACCTGAACGCCCTGATGAACCGCTACCGCGATCAATTGGGCGCGGATTACGTGGTGGTCACCGACCGGGACGCGCGGCGGCTGACGCACCCGAACGCGGCGCAGGTGGGGCAGCGCATGCAGGGCGGGGACTTCACGGCGTTCCTGCGGGGCCGGAGCGTCACGGAGACGGTGCAGGGCACGCTGGGCCGCTCGGTGCGGTCGAAGGTGCCGGTCGTGGACGGCGCGGGGCGGGTGCTGGGCCTGGCGAGCGTGGGCTTCCTGCTGCCCCGGTTGCGGGACGTGTTTCTGGAGGTGCTGCGCGCGGGCCTGCCGTGGTACCTGCTGGCCCTGGGGCTGGCTCTGGCGCTGGCGCTGGGTGTGGCGCGGCGCGTGAAGACCGAGATGCTGGGCCTGGAACCCGAGCAGATCGCCGGGGGCCTGCGGCAGTACCGGGCGGTGCTGAACACCCTGGAGGAGGGCGTGCTGGTGGCCCGCGCCGGGCAGGTGTTCGTGATGAACCCCCAGGCGCGCGCGCTGCTGGGCACCCCGGACGCCGCGCTGCCGCTGCCGTGGCCGCCGGGCCTCCCGCTGCCCGTGCCGGGGGCCGGGCCGGTCACGGCCGAGGTCGGGGGCCGCCCGGTGCTGCTGGCCGCGCAGGAGGCCGGAGAGGGCGCGGTGGTGGTCACGCTGCGGGACCTGGCGCGCGTGCGGGCGCTGGCGGACGAGTTGACGCAGTCGCAGCGTTACGCCGAGCTGTTGCGGGCGCAGACGCACGAGTTCACGAACCGTCTGCACACCCTGGCGGGCCTGCTGCACCTGGGCGAGACGCGCGAGGCCCTGGCCCTGATCCACGCGCAGTCGGCGCGGCACGAGGCGCACCTGCAGGCGGTGGGGGCACTGCGGCACGTGCGGCTCTCGGCGCTGCTGCTGGGCAAGTTCGACCGCGCGGCTGAACTGGGGGTGACCCTCACCCTCGATCCGCTGTCGGCCCTGCCGGGCACGCTGCCGCCCGGCGTGCTGGACCTGCTGGAGCTCGCGGCAGGGAACCTGATCGAGAACGCGCTGGAGGCCGCGAGCGGCACACCGGACGCCGAGGTGCGCGTGCTGATCGCCACCGACCCCGAAGGCCTGATCCTGGAGGTGCGCGACACGGGCGATGGCGTGCCTCCGGCGCTGGTAGACACCCTGACCGTGCGCGGCGTGAGCAGCAAGGGTGCGGGGCGCGGCGTGGGGCTGGCACTCGTAGCGGACCGGGCGCAGGCGCTCGGCGCGACCCTCTCGCACGACCGCGTGCAGGCGGAGGGGCGGGAGTGGACGCGCTTCACGCTGGACGTGCCCCTCCCCGAGGCCGAAGAATGA